One window from the genome of Methanococcoides sp. AM1 encodes:
- the trxB gene encoding thioredoxin-disulfide reductase — MVYDLIIVGGGPGGLSAGIYAVRYGLNTLVLEKGFVSGQISTTGEVENYPGFPSISGMDLMDKFSEHAKAAGVVVESREILGIRSEGDRKIISTDSGDLETLSVIIATGANPRHLGVPGEDEFRGKGVSYCATCDGPFFKGRNVIVVGGGESALTDVLILSNIAASACVVHRRDKLRASQILQDRAFGKSNIEFSWNTVLEEIIGDSVVREVVLRDTVTNDIWRTPIDGIFIYVGIEPNTEFVDVEKDDSGFILTDERMATSVDGIFAVGDCRAGVLRQVITAVSDGSIAAFEAYEYVSNIKHNGE; from the coding sequence ATGGTATATGATCTAATAATTGTAGGTGGCGGTCCGGGAGGTCTGTCTGCCGGAATATATGCTGTTCGTTACGGGTTGAACACACTTGTTCTTGAGAAAGGATTTGTCAGTGGTCAGATCTCGACCACTGGTGAAGTAGAGAACTATCCGGGGTTTCCTTCTATAAGTGGTATGGATCTGATGGATAAGTTCTCCGAACACGCAAAAGCAGCCGGTGTAGTAGTTGAGAGCAGGGAAATTCTAGGGATCCGATCGGAGGGTGATCGTAAGATCATCAGTACGGACTCCGGAGACCTGGAAACGCTTAGTGTTATAATTGCTACAGGTGCAAATCCACGACACCTCGGTGTTCCCGGAGAGGATGAGTTCCGTGGAAAAGGTGTTTCATATTGTGCTACGTGTGATGGTCCTTTCTTCAAGGGTCGCAATGTGATCGTTGTGGGCGGAGGCGAATCTGCACTTACTGATGTATTGATCCTTTCAAATATTGCAGCTTCTGCCTGTGTAGTGCATCGCAGGGATAAGCTTCGGGCATCACAGATACTTCAGGACAGGGCCTTTGGGAAGTCCAATATTGAGTTCTCATGGAATACGGTTCTTGAGGAGATCATTGGTGATTCTGTTGTAAGGGAGGTCGTACTTCGAGACACCGTTACAAATGATATTTGGAGAACTCCTATTGATGGTATCTTCATCTACGTTGGTATTGAGCCTAATACTGAATTTGTTGATGTTGAAAAGGATGATTCCGGGTTTATTCTGACCGATGAGAGAATGGCCACATCAGTGGATGGTATATTTGCAGTTGGAGACTGCAGGGCAGGTGTCCTGCGTCAGGTTATCACTGCTGTGAGTGATGGTTCGATTGCGGCTTTCGAAGCATATGAATATGTATCTAACATTAAACATAATGGGGAATGA
- a CDS encoding DMT family transporter: MIPTEFLVVIFGLLAAASWGASDFSGGFASKKANVYGVVLIVQIVGLILLVGSAFLLQEQMPPNEGIIWGILAGLFISAGLIALYRALSEGKMGFVAPLSAVVTAAIPVIYGAFHEGIPSIYQMIGFVFAVVAVWLIASGDLETKIERRDFILPLIAGTLFGLFFISIDRFSETAVLWPLAVASITAILIILGFVIFKRSVTATSWNILPKRNVMPIIILSGIFNTGGNAFFALASQAGRLDIASITSSLYPAGTVLLAWMILKENMSSKQWIGVLSALVALILISA; the protein is encoded by the coding sequence ATGATACCAACTGAATTCCTTGTAGTAATATTTGGTCTACTGGCAGCCGCGTCATGGGGCGCCAGTGATTTTAGTGGAGGTTTTGCATCAAAGAAAGCCAACGTCTATGGTGTTGTCTTGATAGTCCAAATCGTTGGTTTGATTTTACTGGTCGGATCTGCCTTTCTGCTGCAAGAACAAATGCCGCCAAATGAAGGAATAATCTGGGGAATACTGGCAGGACTATTCATAAGTGCTGGACTTATTGCCCTTTATCGTGCTCTTTCGGAAGGGAAAATGGGTTTTGTGGCACCGTTATCAGCCGTGGTAACTGCAGCCATTCCGGTTATCTATGGTGCATTTCATGAAGGAATACCTTCCATTTATCAGATGATAGGTTTTGTCTTTGCGGTTGTAGCAGTCTGGTTAATTGCAAGTGGGGATCTTGAGACAAAAATAGAACGTCGTGACTTTATCTTACCATTGATAGCAGGAACCTTATTTGGTCTTTTCTTCATTTCAATTGACCGTTTCAGTGAAACGGCGGTACTATGGCCGCTTGCTGTTGCTAGTATTACAGCGATTCTTATTATACTCGGTTTTGTCATTTTCAAGAGGTCTGTAACCGCAACTTCTTGGAATATACTACCTAAACGAAATGTTATGCCTATCATTATACTATCCGGCATTTTCAATACAGGAGGTAACGCTTTTTTTGCACTGGCATCCCAAGCAGGTAGATTGGATATAGCATCAATAACTTCTTCCCTCTATCCTGCAGGAACCGTATTACTTGCATGGATGATATTAAAAGAAAATATGTCGTCCAAACAGTGGATCGGTGTGTTATCTGCCCTTGTTGCATTGATATTGATATCAGCCTAA
- a CDS encoding DUF2111 domain-containing protein produces the protein MMCLKICPDSTSEDLKPIAEAVHSLLGIPTTIRSKSFHGIRMEKGQIIDDDYTGPVLEEVLEKNTIIRKVPTEGVYKGKAVVVVPIRSNEGEVLGALGLVDLVAALDILSVFREYPDIIDEVEDARKRMS, from the coding sequence ATGATGTGTTTGAAGATCTGTCCGGATTCGACTTCAGAAGACCTTAAGCCAATTGCAGAAGCAGTACATTCGCTTCTGGGGATTCCTACTACTATTCGAAGCAAGAGCTTCCATGGGATCCGAATGGAGAAGGGTCAGATAATAGATGATGATTATACTGGTCCTGTTCTGGAAGAGGTACTGGAAAAGAATACGATCATCAGGAAAGTTCCTACAGAAGGTGTCTACAAAGGTAAAGCTGTGGTCGTAGTTCCGATCAGGTCAAATGAAGGTGAAGTTTTAGGTGCTCTTGGTCTTGTAGACCTGGTGGCAGCTCTTGATATCCTCTCTGTATTCCGTGAATATCCTGATATCATCGATGAGGTTGAAGATGCAAGAAAGCGTATGTCATGA
- a CDS encoding class II SORL domain-containing protein, producing MEEGIQRIKDRNNLTDVEKKHVPIIEAPDIVTSEESFEVKVTIGGEPHVMEMEHYIEWVEVWFADNKIGKYELGAENPTPEAIFNIIPSEDLISSTEYVVCNIHGVNLCSKCGLKEVRTELKAIASCNVHGLWESAKEVNVVSKRK from the coding sequence ATGGAAGAAGGTATCCAACGGATCAAAGACAGGAATAATCTAACAGATGTTGAGAAAAAACATGTTCCAATTATTGAAGCACCTGATATTGTAACATCTGAAGAATCATTTGAGGTGAAAGTGACTATTGGAGGAGAACCACATGTGATGGAAATGGAACACTACATTGAATGGGTTGAAGTATGGTTTGCGGATAATAAGATTGGAAAATACGAGTTAGGGGCTGAAAATCCAACACCTGAAGCAATTTTTAATATAATTCCTAGTGAAGATCTAATTTCTTCTACGGAATATGTAGTCTGCAATATTCATGGTGTCAACTTATGCAGTAAATGTGGTCTTAAAGAGGTGAGAACGGAACTTAAGGCCATTGCAAGTTGCAATGTTCATGGGTTGTGGGAATCTGCAAAAGAAGTGAATGTTGTATCCAAAAGAAAGTAA
- a CDS encoding methyltransferase cognate corrinoid protein, translated as MVTQDGINAKAKKAVMDFDEEAVEEVCKEAIAAGVDVVSLIQDGLTAGMNEVGDQFEQGTLFLPHVIAASEAMSAGVAVLTPVLEAQGGSVKSKGTVVIGTIEGDIHSIGKDIVATMLKIAGFKVVDLGRDVAIGAYVDAVKEHNPLVVGSSALMTTTMVLQMQIEEQLKEAGVRDTVMTMVGGAPVTQDWADKIGSDIYAENATDAVVKCNAAAE; from the coding sequence ATGGTTACACAGGATGGAATTAATGCAAAAGCAAAAAAAGCAGTCATGGACTTTGATGAAGAAGCAGTAGAAGAAGTATGCAAAGAAGCAATCGCTGCAGGTGTTGACGTAGTTTCCCTTATTCAGGACGGTCTTACCGCAGGTATGAACGAAGTGGGAGACCAGTTCGAGCAGGGTACTCTTTTCCTTCCACACGTCATTGCAGCATCCGAAGCAATGAGTGCTGGTGTCGCAGTACTTACCCCTGTCCTTGAGGCACAGGGTGGATCTGTAAAATCCAAGGGAACAGTTGTCATCGGTACCATCGAGGGTGACATCCACTCCATCGGTAAGGACATTGTCGCAACAATGCTCAAGATCGCTGGATTCAAGGTCGTTGACCTCGGCAGAGATGTTGCAATCGGCGCATACGTCGATGCAGTCAAGGAACACAACCCACTTGTAGTCGGTTCTTCTGCACTCATGACCACAACAATGGTCCTTCAGATGCAGATCGAAGAACAGCTCAAGGAAGCTGGTGTCCGTGACACTGTCATGACCATGGTCGGTGGCGCACCTGTCACACAGGACTGGGCAGACAAGATCGGCTCAGACATCTATGCTGAGAACGCAACAGACGCAGTCGTTAAATGTAACGCAGCTGCTGAGTAA
- a CDS encoding serine/threonine-protein kinase RIO2, translating into MIDDVLKFFRTLDSKDLRILTGIEIGMKNFEWVPIEEIRKYTKLSFEQLEYRLFKLYKSNIVVGTKTPYEGYQIYFDGYDALALNTFVKRGVVSAIGDEIGVGKESVVHEAIQEPELAIADPIPVIIKFHREGRTSFKSVKRVRDHLVDREHFSWIYAARLAAKREYDIMQTLYGKISIPKPIDHNRHAIVMAPAKGSILVKTRLLEPEWVLDEILSQIKIVYSEGIIHSDLSEYNIFVSDEGVEFIDWPQYVTVEHPHADELLERDVFNVLTHFRRKYNLEKDLNEVISQIKEDV; encoded by the coding sequence ATGATAGATGATGTGCTCAAGTTCTTCAGGACACTGGATAGTAAGGACCTCAGAATTCTGACCGGTATTGAGATCGGGATGAAAAATTTTGAATGGGTCCCTATCGAAGAGATCCGTAAATATACTAAACTCTCTTTCGAACAGCTTGAGTACAGGCTTTTTAAGCTTTACAAATCCAACATAGTAGTTGGTACAAAAACCCCTTACGAGGGTTATCAGATATATTTTGACGGATATGATGCACTTGCATTGAACACATTTGTCAAAAGGGGCGTCGTCAGTGCCATAGGTGATGAGATAGGTGTCGGCAAGGAATCAGTGGTCCATGAAGCAATTCAGGAACCTGAGCTGGCCATTGCAGATCCTATTCCTGTTATTATCAAGTTTCACAGGGAGGGGAGGACAAGCTTCAAAAGCGTAAAAAGAGTGCGTGACCACCTTGTTGATCGTGAACACTTTTCATGGATATACGCAGCCAGGCTTGCGGCCAAGAGGGAATATGACATCATGCAGACATTATATGGCAAGATCTCAATACCTAAACCTATTGATCACAACAGACATGCAATTGTCATGGCTCCTGCAAAGGGAAGCATCCTTGTAAAGACCAGGCTTCTGGAGCCGGAATGGGTCCTCGATGAGATCCTTTCACAGATAAAGATCGTTTACTCTGAGGGAATTATACATTCTGATCTTAGTGAATACAATATCTTCGTCAGTGATGAAGGCGTGGAGTTCATAGACTGGCCTCAGTATGTTACAGTAGAGCATCCACATGCAGATGAATTACTTGAGAGGGATGTGTTCAATGTGCTGACACATTTCAGGCGGAAGTACAATCTTGAGAAGGATCTGAATGAGGTAATCTCCCAGATCAAAGAAGATGTATAA
- a CDS encoding APC family permease → MGEGTISVTPVLVKTLRPYQVWALGVGIVLVGNFMGWNFTVAKGGILGSLFALLVAGTMYVMVSLCASELGASTKLAGGPYDWARLFVGPGAAALVGLAVYMEFIAVEAADAIVMASVLTAIFPSAELAVFPVTLLVITSLTFINYRGVEAVLNLNFALAFIALLGIIIFFFANIAGFGGVWHPEYLFSGAMPNGFIGILAALQFGPWFYLGIEGAAMCAEECKHPSRAVPLGQQAGMITLLLAAGMTFYLCSGLVPTAELGVSAYPLYEAASRSGVPILIILLAVGTIFTCLSSANGTVCDASRSWFSLSRDHFLTPWFSAIHPKYRTPYRAVIFTMPIAVAFAFSGFLDQVVTFAIASGLVCYVLIPFSLIRFRKMFPDQYLKDKDALNKVRPFSGPLHPLLAYFTIFLTIVIMSTLHWGYSYNLIFALIFYVIAYFYFTWRYRSFEVDHSWSDDMGWPDPIERQGVVKNERR, encoded by the coding sequence ATGGGAGAAGGAACAATATCAGTAACTCCAGTCCTTGTCAAAACGTTGCGTCCCTACCAAGTATGGGCTTTGGGCGTAGGCATCGTTCTCGTAGGCAATTTCATGGGTTGGAATTTTACTGTAGCTAAAGGTGGTATTCTTGGCTCACTTTTTGCATTGCTAGTCGCCGGTACGATGTATGTCATGGTTTCACTTTGTGCCAGTGAATTAGGAGCTTCTACAAAATTGGCAGGAGGGCCCTATGATTGGGCACGGTTATTTGTAGGTCCGGGTGCAGCCGCACTTGTAGGACTTGCAGTTTATATGGAATTCATCGCTGTTGAAGCAGCCGATGCAATTGTAATGGCATCAGTCTTAACGGCGATATTTCCATCTGCAGAATTGGCAGTATTTCCTGTAACTTTACTGGTCATTACGTCTCTGACATTTATTAATTACAGAGGTGTGGAAGCAGTATTAAATCTCAATTTTGCACTTGCTTTTATCGCACTTCTCGGAATTATAATATTTTTCTTTGCAAACATAGCAGGATTTGGTGGAGTCTGGCATCCAGAGTACCTCTTTTCAGGTGCAATGCCCAACGGATTCATCGGAATTTTAGCAGCCTTGCAATTTGGTCCCTGGTTTTATCTAGGAATTGAAGGAGCAGCGATGTGTGCAGAGGAATGCAAACATCCAAGTAGAGCAGTTCCTCTTGGACAACAAGCTGGTATGATAACACTTCTGTTGGCAGCAGGCATGACATTTTATTTGTGTTCAGGACTAGTTCCAACAGCTGAACTAGGAGTTTCCGCATATCCACTTTATGAAGCAGCAAGCCGTAGTGGTGTACCGATCTTGATAATATTGCTTGCAGTAGGTACCATCTTTACTTGCCTCTCAAGTGCAAATGGTACTGTTTGCGATGCTTCACGATCATGGTTTTCTTTGTCCAGAGATCATTTCCTGACTCCATGGTTCTCAGCAATCCACCCCAAATACAGGACCCCTTACAGAGCTGTTATCTTTACAATGCCTATTGCAGTTGCCTTCGCTTTCAGTGGTTTCCTTGACCAAGTTGTAACTTTTGCAATTGCATCGGGTTTGGTTTGTTATGTACTGATCCCTTTTTCCCTGATCAGGTTTAGAAAGATGTTCCCGGATCAATATTTGAAAGATAAAGATGCACTTAATAAAGTACGACCTTTTTCAGGACCTTTGCATCCCTTGCTGGCTTATTTCACTATTTTCCTCACAATAGTTATCATGTCAACTCTGCACTGGGGATACAGCTACAATTTAATCTTCGCACTCATCTTCTATGTAATAGCATATTTCTACTTCACATGGAGATATCGTTCTTTTGAAGTCGATCACAGTTGGAGTGATGATATGGGATGGCCGGACCCAATAGAAAGACAAGGAGTTGTGAAAAATGAAAGAAGATAA
- the mtbC gene encoding dimethylamine corrinoid protein MtbC, translating into MSKEELYKELADAVVSCKKDAVLAAVEKARGEVSGSDIIENGLAAGMNEVGVLFERGKLFLPHVMMAADAMSAGVAELEDEMAGSGAGEKLGVIVNGTVEGDVHDIGKAIVSTMLQAAGFEVHDIGRDVPLQNFIDKIKETDADMVGLSALMTTTLPGQKEVIELLKENGLRDSVKVMVGGAPATDAWAKKCGADCYAENASEAVNKAKELLL; encoded by the coding sequence ATGTCAAAAGAAGAACTATATAAAGAATTAGCTGATGCTGTAGTCAGCTGCAAGAAAGATGCTGTTTTAGCAGCGGTTGAGAAGGCTCGCGGTGAAGTTTCCGGCTCGGATATTATTGAGAACGGGCTGGCTGCCGGTATGAATGAAGTTGGTGTTCTCTTCGAAAGAGGAAAACTCTTCCTTCCACACGTTATGATGGCAGCGGACGCAATGTCTGCAGGTGTCGCAGAACTGGAAGACGAAATGGCAGGTAGTGGGGCCGGTGAAAAGCTCGGTGTAATTGTCAACGGTACCGTCGAAGGCGACGTTCACGACATTGGCAAAGCAATCGTATCAACAATGCTCCAGGCAGCAGGTTTTGAAGTTCATGATATTGGAAGGGATGTTCCACTCCAGAACTTCATCGACAAGATCAAGGAAACGGATGCTGACATGGTCGGCCTTTCCGCACTTATGACAACAACACTACCGGGACAGAAGGAAGTCATTGAACTTCTCAAGGAGAACGGCCTCAGGGACAGTGTAAAGGTCATGGTCGGTGGTGCTCCGGCAACAGATGCATGGGCAAAGAAGTGCGGTGCAGACTGCTATGCAGAGAATGCCAGTGAAGCTGTGAACAAAGCAAAGGAACTATTACTCTGA
- a CDS encoding GAF domain-containing protein — protein MMKGIANSPDLPDNMLEVVFVWRFEDGWSLESVSDNVSIFGHEVEDFLIGDLFYEDLIHPADLANFRKKLREYSDNSEGDLIQEYRILMLDGDYRWVRENTHIIYDKDGCIQGLRTTIVDINDEKQHDDFMSIQDELGSDFNWPVYLEESTNILIELTTRLEAIDICALYVVDEVNKGLVLVNHKGLSTNFVNSFSYLDVNSIPVEIAKKGFPIYMHYSEIYPLLTDSSMEEEGLQGTAIIPIYHKHHFVGVLIVSSSSEFIIPEGDRDDLDLIKSLAGLMISTIEMAIMSDDMRYGVA, from the coding sequence ATGATGAAAGGGATTGCAAACTCACCAGATTTACCAGATAATATGCTTGAAGTAGTGTTCGTGTGGAGGTTTGAAGATGGCTGGTCACTTGAGTCCGTATCAGATAATGTATCCATTTTCGGACATGAAGTCGAGGATTTTCTTATTGGTGACTTGTTCTATGAAGATCTTATTCATCCTGCTGACCTTGCAAATTTTAGGAAGAAACTTCGAGAGTATTCTGACAATTCCGAAGGTGACCTTATACAGGAATATCGGATATTGATGCTAGACGGTGATTATAGATGGGTTCGTGAAAATACACATATCATCTATGACAAGGATGGTTGTATTCAAGGTTTGAGGACAACGATTGTTGATATTAATGATGAGAAACAACATGATGATTTTATGTCCATTCAGGATGAGCTAGGCAGTGATTTCAATTGGCCCGTATATCTGGAAGAGTCTACGAATATCCTTATTGAGCTGACAACAAGACTTGAAGCTATAGATATTTGTGCCTTGTATGTTGTTGACGAGGTCAACAAAGGACTAGTACTTGTGAACCATAAGGGACTTTCAACCAATTTTGTGAACAGTTTTTCATATTTAGATGTAAATTCCATTCCGGTAGAGATTGCGAAGAAAGGATTCCCTATATACATGCATTATTCTGAAATCTATCCTTTACTTACGGATTCTTCTATGGAAGAGGAGGGATTACAAGGCACTGCTATTATTCCGATCTATCATAAGCACCACTTTGTAGGGGTATTGATTGTCTCATCATCTTCTGAATTCATAATTCCGGAAGGTGATCGTGATGATCTTGATCTTATCAAGTCGTTAGCTGGCCTTATGATTAGTACTATAGAAATGGCCATTATGAGTGACGATATGCGTTACGGTGTGGCATGA
- a CDS encoding thioredoxin family protein, giving the protein MVKVTLIHASWCHVCPAARKFWNDLRSEHDFDYEEVDYDTPEGDELSEKYSIMSVPTTIIDGEIAFIGVPGKDEALLKIS; this is encoded by the coding sequence ATGGTAAAAGTAACTCTTATTCATGCTTCGTGGTGTCATGTTTGTCCTGCTGCTAGAAAGTTCTGGAATGATCTTAGATCTGAACATGATTTTGATTATGAAGAGGTAGATTATGATACTCCGGAGGGCGACGAACTCTCGGAAAAGTATTCGATCATGTCTGTTCCAACAACTATAATCGATGGTGAGATCGCTTTTATAGGCGTGCCTGGCAAGGATGAAGCGCTTTTGAAAATATCCTGA
- a CDS encoding monomethylamine transporter yields MKEDKNTRIDSAKYVRKLRGDAGVVVLLLIIMYFSEIFILYKTITTLWGKIPELSVILPLYIIFLILLLSIETIGCLRVYNSIKEHMYSFNYYD; encoded by the coding sequence ATGAAAGAAGATAAGAATACAAGAATCGATTCCGCAAAATATGTCCGAAAATTGAGGGGAGATGCAGGCGTGGTGGTATTGTTGCTGATCATAATGTATTTTTCTGAGATATTTATTCTCTACAAAACAATCACCACCCTTTGGGGTAAGATTCCAGAACTTTCTGTGATTTTACCGTTATACATCATTTTTCTCATATTATTACTTAGTATTGAGACGATTGGTTGTTTGCGAGTTTATAATTCCATCAAGGAACACATGTATTCATTTAATTACTATGACTAA
- a CDS encoding EamA family transporter — protein MDVQELRRLEIKRRFNSGYMWALFCAVLWAMWYIPGTIIWAVPPFDVMWTEIALPDYSNASMATVIVAMLITAFNALTVMIALLVWNGVLGKFGEIKRTLKAMKPCSKWFFAASIFGGPVAIMGAFLAIGFVGAAFGAVAALLYPVTGSILAYLWYGEKLSKRAIIGIVVIIMGGVILFGGGLYAELASGSAGWIGYVGGLMAAVGWGIEGAIAGKGLDIAEPDVGITIRFLGENIIWWLILIPIVALAGFPIFEYAIEALNPLSILILSFAGITFGYCYVCWYKSFPLVGVGRGQGVANLSGLCAVIFIYLFFGTVPAWTVWVGAVLCVIGSFIMFFEDNGELESLRGE, from the coding sequence TTGGATGTTCAAGAGCTGAGGCGATTAGAAATTAAAAGGAGATTTAATAGCGGATATATGTGGGCTCTCTTTTGTGCAGTTTTGTGGGCCATGTGGTACATTCCGGGTACTATTATCTGGGCGGTTCCGCCTTTCGATGTTATGTGGACTGAAATTGCACTTCCCGACTATTCCAATGCTTCAATGGCAACCGTCATAGTTGCTATGTTGATTACTGCATTTAATGCGTTGACAGTTATGATTGCCCTATTAGTATGGAACGGAGTGCTTGGTAAGTTCGGTGAAATAAAGAGAACTCTCAAGGCAATGAAACCCTGTAGCAAATGGTTTTTTGCTGCTTCCATATTTGGTGGCCCTGTTGCAATTATGGGCGCATTTCTGGCAATAGGATTCGTGGGAGCAGCTTTCGGAGCAGTTGCAGCCCTCCTATACCCGGTAACAGGATCTATTCTCGCCTACTTGTGGTACGGTGAGAAATTGAGTAAAAGAGCAATCATTGGTATTGTTGTTATCATTATGGGTGGTGTCATTCTCTTTGGCGGAGGTCTTTACGCAGAACTCGCAAGTGGAAGTGCTGGCTGGATTGGTTATGTTGGTGGTCTCATGGCAGCTGTTGGTTGGGGAATTGAAGGTGCAATTGCAGGCAAGGGCCTAGATATTGCAGAACCCGATGTAGGCATCACCATTAGATTCCTTGGTGAAAACATTATATGGTGGCTTATTCTCATACCTATTGTTGCACTGGCTGGTTTCCCAATTTTCGAATATGCAATTGAAGCACTGAACCCGCTATCTATCCTCATACTGTCATTTGCCGGCATCACTTTTGGCTACTGCTATGTTTGCTGGTACAAGTCATTCCCACTGGTCGGCGTGGGGCGTGGACAAGGAGTGGCAAATCTGAGTGGACTTTGTGCTGTGATCTTTATTTATTTGTTCTTTGGCACCGTACCTGCATGGACCGTATGGGTAGGTGCAGTTCTATGTGTCATTGGCAGTTTCATCATGTTCTTTGAAGATAACGGTGAACTCGAATCACTTAGGGGTGAATAA
- a CDS encoding trimethylamine methyltransferase family protein, whose amino-acid sequence MLKGLQNKMSGKLQFLSDEDCEKIHYASLEVLRDVGLKIESRYALDALEGMGCDVSKRTSIVKFPNYLVEDCLRACPHSVKLYGLDSKYNINVEKKRTYVSTGSGYGVIDEKNNMARAGTLKDVRDATLIAHHLDNIHSIVPPMMGVSDIPSNIATPTIVSETLKYTNKTIEFYLTGAPESKNEVDSLISLCELVAGGPANLKRRPFAMLAFDPSSPLAYLEDHIMSMFKCIDAGIPVTIMPGVVGGATAPITISGILVQSNAEFLGGVVLANIAQKGASVLYGHYNSIMNMQTGNYSAGSVEMGIIGSCVAQLGNWYGIPTNGFFPMSDSHIPDQQVGYEKMMQWTLSTLGGMNYLSGAGNVENGTMISLEQLVIDNEVVGMVDRMLKGVQVDDERIGMDTISKVGPGGSYFKQTHTLKWSGDECFSPRISEKESFSSWSGENVITKAKAEVDVILHDVETPVHKDIIKDIEIFQKGLR is encoded by the coding sequence TTGGAGGGGATGGGGTGTGATGTGAGCAAGCGAACTTCAATAGTTAAGTTTCCTAATTACCTTGTTGAAGACTGCTTACGAGCTTGCCCCCATTCAGTTAAATTGTATGGACTGGACTCAAAGTACAATATTAATGTTGAAAAAAAGAGAACTTATGTATCTACTGGTTCAGGTTATGGAGTAATTGACGAAAAGAACAATATGGCCAGAGCTGGAACTTTAAAAGACGTCAGAGACGCTACCCTGATTGCCCACCACCTAGATAACATTCATTCAATAGTCCCACCAATGATGGGAGTTTCTGACATCCCCTCAAATATTGCAACACCTACCATAGTATCTGAAACATTGAAATACACTAACAAAACCATTGAGTTTTACCTGACCGGGGCTCCAGAGTCTAAAAATGAAGTTGATAGCCTCATTTCTTTATGTGAATTGGTTGCAGGAGGCCCTGCAAATCTAAAGAGACGCCCATTTGCGATGCTTGCTTTTGATCCATCTTCCCCATTAGCATATTTAGAGGATCATATCATGTCTATGTTTAAGTGCATAGATGCAGGAATACCTGTCACAATTATGCCTGGTGTTGTTGGTGGTGCCACTGCACCCATAACTATCTCAGGAATACTTGTTCAGAGTAATGCTGAATTCCTTGGCGGCGTAGTACTTGCAAATATAGCCCAGAAAGGTGCATCAGTTCTTTACGGGCATTACAATTCAATAATGAATATGCAAACGGGAAACTACTCTGCCGGCTCAGTGGAGATGGGAATCATAGGATCTTGTGTAGCACAGCTAGGGAATTGGTACGGTATTCCAACAAACGGTTTTTTCCCAATGTCTGATTCCCATATCCCCGATCAACAAGTCGGTTATGAAAAAATGATGCAATGGACCCTTTCAACTCTAGGAGGCATGAATTATTTAAGCGGAGCAGGAAATGTCGAAAACGGCACTATGATCTCACTTGAACAACTTGTAATTGACAACGAGGTTGTCGGAATGGTCGATCGCATGCTCAAAGGTGTTCAAGTTGATGACGAAAGGATAGGGATGGATACCATCAGCAAAGTCGGACCAGGGGGAAGTTACTTTAAACAGACACATACATTAAAATGGTCCGGAGATGAGTGTTTTTCACCCAGAATAAGTGAAAAGGAATCGTTTTCAAGCTGGAGTGGGGAGAACGTCATAACAAAAGCGAAAGCAGAAGTTGACGTAATATTGCATGATGTTGAAACTCCTGTGCATAAAGATATAATTAAAGATATTGAAATTTTCCAGAAAGGGTTGCGTTGA